The window AGCAGAAAACCCCCATCAGGCGCAAGACGCTCGGAACGCATCCGCGCCGCGCGGAACAGTTCCACGCGCGTCTCTGTGGCGGCATTGTAGCGCTCCAAGACGCGCACAGTCTCATCATCCTCAGCGGTGCGTTCCAGCAGCCACGTGCCATCCGGCAGAAGCGCCACCACACCGCCCCCTTGCAGGCGCAACACCTCGCGCGCTTCGCTGCCATCAAGCCGCGCCTGCCAGACACGAGTGATACGCTGGTCGAAGGGGATACTGCTGTCGGAATCGCGCACACTCCACAAGATATGTTCGCCGTCGGGCAGCAGGCTCACCGAGCGCCCTTCTGTGGGGGGGCGATACTGCATACCATCGCGGCGGTCTTCAATCACCACCTGCTCGCCTTCCCAAAACACAAAATAGCGCCCATCGCCCATGTAATAGCCGATGCGTGTTTCGATGCGTTCCGGTGCCCCTCCGGTGAGCGGTACGGCATAATAGCCTGTGGGGGCTTCCGGCGACGGCTTGTCAAGGAACGCCACACGCCCATCATCGAGAAAGAAGGGCGCCCAGCAACAACCGGGGGCGTTGGTGAGTTGGCGCGGCTGTGGCACCGGGGTGGGCGTGGGAGACGGCGACGCCGTGGGCGTGGGCGCGGGCGTTGGGGTGAACGTGGCGCGCGCCACAATTTCGGCAGGCGTCATCGTCGCGCTGGGCAGGTCGGCATCAGCAGACGTGGGCGCTGTGGGTGTCGGGCGTGCAGTACACGCCAGCATGAACGCCAGCGCAAGCAAAGGGACGAGCAAAGCAAATCGTTTCATCGGCGGAACCCCCGCGGCCATGATTCGGCATAATCGTTGAGGAGTGGACCGCCAAAGCGCACATCGGGTTGGTCGTCAATGCGTTGCCAACGCCGCGGGTCGGTCAAATCACGCGCAAATTGATGGCCGCCCGTGCCGTAGAGCAGCAGGCTATCCCAATCGGCGTCAATGAGCGGCACAGGGTTGTAGGCTTCTGTGTGGGCGTTGTTGCGAATTTCAAGGTGCAAGTGTGGAGCGGAATGGCACGTGCCAAACGAATCACCGCTGAGCGCCACCACTTCGCCGGCGCGTACCCGTTGCCCCACGGCGAGCGCAGGCTTTTCGAGCAAGTGCCCATAAAATGAGGAGTACCCGTTGGCATGGTCAATCATCAGGTTGTGGGGTGCAGCGCCATGCGGACCA of the Ardenticatena maritima genome contains:
- a CDS encoding TolB family protein — its product is MKRFALLVPLLALAFMLACTARPTPTAPTSADADLPSATMTPAEIVARATFTPTPAPTPTASPSPTPTPVPQPRQLTNAPGCCWAPFFLDDGRVAFLDKPSPEAPTGYYAVPLTGGAPERIETRIGYYMGDGRYFVFWEGEQVVIEDRRDGMQYRPPTEGRSVSLLPDGEHILWSVRDSDSSIPFDQRITRVWQARLDGSEAREVLRLQGGGVVALLPDGTWLLERTAEDDETVRVLERYNAATETRVELFRAARMRSERLAPDGGFLLFFVAQDQVRERNGMWLLPLDGGEPQKLPWFGAYAWEDGDHILYLPFQAAAESHQIRRYTISTGADEALTDPAQTPFKVAQNNFAFAPDRSGMVYVSATDLSLYWLPLPGR
- a CDS encoding M23 family metallopeptidase, producing the protein MKKWLLVAVWFSLALVWRPAHAQSATPPFRLPFNLPPGPETWLVGQMYGNTIGAFFQRTSTYRAGQGVHFGIDFLAPCGTLVVAIGDGVVSEVDGPHGAAPHNLMIDHANGYSSFYGHLLEKPALAVGQRVRAGEVVALSGDSFGTCHSAPHLHLEIRNNAHTEAYNPVPLIDADWDSLLLYGTGGHQFARDLTDPRRWQRIDDQPDVRFGGPLLNDYAESWPRGFRR